One region of Nitrospinaceae bacterium genomic DNA includes:
- a CDS encoding cation acetate symporter, which yields MDVQTLTFIFVGVTFAVYIGIAIWSRAGSTDDFYVAGGGVSPLANGMATAADWMSAASFISMAGIISFVGRDGSVYLMGWTGGYVLLALLLAPYLRKFGKYTVPDFVGDRYYSDVARIVAVICAIFVSFTYVAGQMRGVGIVFSRFLEVEITTGVLIGMGIVFFYAVLGGMKGITYTQVAQYCVLIFAFMVPAIFISILMTGNPVPQLGFGSTLTDGSGTYLLDKLDNLSVELGFGAYTAGKKSTIDVFFITAALMIGTAGLPHVIVRFFTVPKVRDARISAGYALVFIAILYTTAPAIASFARVTLIQTVQDARYSETPQWFKNWEGTNLIAWIDKNKDGKIQYLAGPAFHGKPQFITGQGVNGERLIANEVNGNNNELYIDRDIMVLANPEISGLPAWVIALVAAGGLAAALSTAAGLLLVISASISHDLMKKIFLPTITDKQELMFARFSAALAISIAGYFGVYPPGFVAQVVAFAFGLAASSFFPVILMGIFSKRMNKEGAISGMLTGLLFTAGYIIYFKFVNPSASKPENWWFGISPEGIGTLGMILNFIVSYAVSRVTPAPPKEVQTLVDNIRIPQGAGSAYHHHPRH from the coding sequence ATGGATGTCCAAACCTTGACTTTTATTTTTGTCGGGGTGACGTTTGCAGTCTATATCGGTATCGCCATCTGGTCGAGGGCGGGTTCCACCGATGATTTCTATGTTGCCGGCGGAGGTGTTTCGCCCCTGGCCAACGGAATGGCCACGGCGGCGGACTGGATGTCGGCGGCTTCCTTCATTTCCATGGCGGGGATCATCTCCTTTGTAGGGCGAGACGGTTCGGTTTATTTGATGGGATGGACCGGAGGGTATGTGCTTCTTGCATTACTACTTGCGCCTTATCTTCGGAAATTCGGAAAATACACGGTTCCGGATTTCGTCGGCGACCGCTATTACTCGGACGTGGCGCGCATCGTTGCGGTCATCTGCGCGATCTTTGTTTCATTCACCTATGTGGCGGGTCAGATGCGCGGGGTAGGCATCGTGTTTTCACGTTTTCTGGAAGTGGAAATCACCACCGGCGTTCTGATCGGCATGGGAATCGTCTTTTTTTATGCCGTGCTTGGCGGCATGAAGGGAATCACCTACACCCAGGTCGCACAATATTGCGTTTTAATTTTTGCTTTCATGGTGCCTGCGATTTTCATTTCCATCCTGATGACGGGCAACCCCGTGCCGCAACTAGGATTTGGAAGCACCCTGACGGACGGTTCGGGCACCTACCTTTTGGACAAGCTGGACAACCTGTCTGTAGAACTCGGGTTTGGAGCTTATACCGCAGGGAAAAAATCGACAATTGATGTGTTTTTCATCACCGCCGCTTTGATGATTGGAACGGCTGGATTGCCGCATGTGATCGTTCGATTTTTCACCGTGCCGAAAGTGCGGGATGCGCGCATCTCGGCGGGGTATGCCCTCGTCTTTATCGCCATTTTGTATACCACAGCTCCGGCGATTGCTTCCTTTGCAAGAGTCACCCTGATTCAGACAGTTCAGGATGCGCGTTATTCCGAAACTCCGCAGTGGTTTAAAAACTGGGAAGGCACCAACCTCATCGCCTGGATTGACAAAAATAAGGATGGTAAAATTCAGTACCTTGCCGGCCCTGCGTTTCATGGAAAACCGCAATTCATAACCGGGCAGGGAGTAAACGGCGAACGGCTGATTGCGAACGAAGTGAATGGCAACAACAACGAACTGTATATCGACCGCGATATCATGGTCCTTGCCAATCCGGAAATTTCAGGCTTGCCGGCGTGGGTGATCGCGCTTGTGGCGGCTGGCGGTTTGGCGGCGGCCTTGTCCACCGCCGCGGGGCTGTTATTGGTGATCTCCGCATCGATTTCCCACGATCTAATGAAAAAGATTTTTCTGCCGACCATAACGGACAAGCAGGAACTGATGTTTGCCCGTTTTTCAGCGGCGCTGGCCATTTCCATCGCCGGGTATTTTGGGGTTTATCCCCCTGGGTTCGTGGCGCAAGTGGTGGCTTTCGCGTTTGGTCTGGCGGCCTCTTCTTTTTTCCCGGTTATTTTGATGGGAATTTTTTCCAAGCGCATGAATAAAGAAGGCGCGATTTCAGGAATGCTGACCGGTTTGCTATTTACGGCGGGTTATATTATTTACTTCAAATTCGTCAATCCCTCAGCCAGCAAGCCGGAAAACTGGTGGTTCGGAATTTCGCCTGAGGGGATCGGCACCCTGGGCATGATACTTAACTTTATCGTTTCCTATGCGGTGAGCCGCGTGACACCGGCGCCGCCTAAAGAAGTTCAAACTCTGGTCGACAACATTCGCATTCCTCAAGGAGCCGGAAGCGCCTATCACCACCATCCACGACATTAA
- a CDS encoding 2-alkenal reductase: MLNHEFNKKFLLFLVFLLIVSYAYTNWDWIKLSLFGRPSIEQLDFIKAEADSEQRSRVITREEQITTEVFERVHPAVVNIVATTLTMNFWNQVIPQRGQGSGFIIDDEGYILTNNHVVDSAQKITVTLGNNKKVKAALIGRDASTDLAVIKISKRYVPKVAKLGNSDDMRVGQTAIAIGNPFGLSHTMTTGIISAVNRQIQSEKGGFLFDLIQTDAAINPGNSGGPLLNSNGEVIGINTAIFSRSGGSQGIGFAIPVNQAKRVAAQLIASGRYNAPWLGVSGLGLTEDLSEVLKLGFNEGVLIVETIPGGPAHKAGLRGGHTDLIYGNMRFSVGGDVIISINGKSIGNMNQLIQEINRHKVGDILEFKVWRNERYVNLAIALEEKLA; encoded by the coding sequence ATGCTGAATCATGAGTTTAATAAAAAGTTTCTTTTGTTTTTGGTTTTTTTGTTAATCGTATCCTATGCTTATACCAATTGGGATTGGATTAAATTAAGTTTGTTTGGCAGACCCTCTATTGAACAGCTCGATTTTATCAAGGCGGAAGCCGATTCTGAACAACGCTCCAGAGTCATTACCAGAGAGGAGCAAATCACCACGGAAGTTTTTGAAAGGGTTCACCCAGCGGTCGTTAATATCGTTGCGACGACGTTGACCATGAATTTTTGGAATCAGGTGATTCCTCAACGGGGGCAGGGATCCGGATTCATCATTGATGATGAAGGTTATATATTGACCAACAACCATGTGGTTGATAGCGCCCAAAAAATCACCGTCACTCTTGGAAACAACAAAAAAGTAAAAGCGGCTCTCATTGGAAGGGACGCATCCACCGATCTTGCCGTCATTAAAATTTCCAAGAGATATGTTCCTAAGGTTGCCAAATTGGGGAATTCAGATGACATGCGTGTCGGGCAAACGGCAATCGCCATCGGCAACCCGTTTGGACTTTCGCACACCATGACGACGGGAATTATCAGCGCCGTCAACCGGCAGATTCAGAGTGAAAAAGGGGGTTTTCTTTTCGATTTAATCCAAACCGATGCCGCTATCAATCCTGGTAATTCAGGAGGCCCTTTATTGAATTCGAATGGAGAAGTGATCGGCATCAACACGGCTATTTTCAGCCGGTCGGGGGGAAGCCAGGGAATTGGTTTTGCGATCCCAGTCAATCAGGCCAAACGAGTTGCGGCCCAGCTGATTGCATCGGGCCGATACAACGCGCCTTGGTTGGGGGTGTCGGGTTTGGGTTTGACGGAGGATTTATCGGAAGTTTTGAAACTGGGATTTAATGAAGGGGTTTTGATTGTTGAAACTATTCCGGGAGGACCCGCACACAAAGCCGGTTTGAGAGGGGGGCATACAGATCTGATTTATGGAAACATGCGATTTTCAGTTGGCGGTGATGTCATTATTTCAATAAATGGGAAATCTATAGGAAATATGAATCAACTTATTCAGGAAATAAACCGTCATAAGGTCGGGGACATCCTGGAATTTAAGGTTTGGAGGAATGAAAGGTATGTAAATCTTGCAATCGCCCTTGAAGAAAAACTGGCATGA
- a CDS encoding TENA/THI-4 domain protein, whose translation MTQVLVQQVNRNSQGKKNHSFCETNLGIFDELLAVKSQVVHHEVFCLMGAGGLTLPQFRKTLLNFFPLVENFPKFMALNLAKTRCHLPGHEEAKSWLISNIHVEQNHAKWYMAWAEGFGISREEILNVKPTPAMEAVVHHLWNVNTYKTVSVCFGAANVGIEWATGEWSKKVKQGVESYMERGLVPKDRRITSWLKAHGTYDDTHPYEAMDLVVKCAENDSDLEDAVQATRRSLEYYVMALDDCLK comes from the coding sequence ATGACTCAAGTTCTGGTTCAGCAGGTAAATCGCAATTCTCAAGGGAAAAAAAATCATTCTTTCTGTGAAACCAATTTAGGAATTTTTGATGAGTTATTAGCGGTCAAAAGTCAGGTGGTCCACCATGAAGTATTTTGCCTCATGGGGGCGGGAGGGCTTACACTGCCTCAATTCAGAAAGACCCTTCTTAATTTTTTCCCCCTGGTTGAAAATTTTCCCAAATTCATGGCCTTAAATCTGGCTAAAACGCGGTGTCATCTGCCTGGACATGAAGAAGCAAAATCCTGGCTCATTTCCAACATTCATGTCGAACAAAACCACGCCAAATGGTACATGGCCTGGGCTGAGGGATTTGGAATATCACGAGAAGAAATACTGAATGTTAAACCAACGCCTGCGATGGAAGCAGTCGTCCATCATCTCTGGAATGTCAATACCTACAAAACCGTTTCCGTTTGTTTTGGTGCCGCAAATGTAGGCATCGAATGGGCAACAGGCGAATGGTCAAAAAAAGTAAAGCAAGGTGTCGAGTCTTATATGGAGAGAGGGTTGGTTCCAAAAGACCGGCGAATCACCAGCTGGCTCAAGGCGCACGGCACCTATGATGACACTCACCCTTATGAAGCCATGGATCTGGTTGTGAAATGCGCGGAAAACGATTCGGATTTAGAGGATGCGGTTCAGGCCACACGGCGTTCTCTGGAATACTACGTGATGGCTCTTGACGATTGTCTTAAATAA